A genomic region of Mycobacterium sp. Aquia_213 contains the following coding sequences:
- a CDS encoding MmpS family transport accessory protein — protein sequence MGIARSRRLLSRLWLPALTLIVVVVTGFAINAFHGIFGSRDITKSSGSKFVIAQFNPKNIKYEIFGDFGGWGRVSYWDVDSKPVEVNLTALPWSHTETTTMTTATADITAQAAGGNIGCRITIDDRVRSEHTATGDHAGVWCQVLSA from the coding sequence GGAATTGCCAGAAGTCGACGATTGCTTTCCAGACTCTGGCTGCCAGCGTTGACGCTGATCGTCGTAGTCGTGACGGGCTTCGCCATCAACGCTTTTCATGGCATCTTCGGGTCGCGGGACATCACCAAGAGTTCGGGTAGCAAATTCGTCATAGCCCAGTTCAATCCGAAGAACATCAAGTACGAAATCTTCGGCGACTTCGGTGGGTGGGGCCGGGTCAGCTACTGGGATGTCGACTCCAAGCCCGTCGAGGTCAATCTGACGGCGTTGCCGTGGTCACATACCGAGACGACCACGATGACCACAGCGACCGCCGATATCACCGCACAAGCGGCCGGCGGAAATATCGGCTGCCGCATCACCATTGACGACCGGGTGCGGTCCGAACACACGGCGACCGGCGATCACGCCGGTGTCTGGTGTCAGGTGCTGTCCGCATGA
- a CDS encoding RND family transporter has product MSDAVDAETDTAPVPVQEPEPPPPPRPFVARNLRRFAPVVILAWLAFLVVINVIVPQLEPVVDANREALVPVDAPSVMALKHIGEKFKEGDSNALVFVVFEADHKFDEKDHAFYNQMVAKLRQDKHVQYVMNLWGEGTTAAGVQSNDAKANFTLVRVAGDIGSTLNDESIIAVRDILKQLQPPPGLRVYASGSAVLSADMIYVGNTSLETIMLVTIVLISGMLLIVYRSLPTAFLILTMVLVELFCGRGIAAFLVYHHMIEISVYAANTLVSLILGAGTDYAIFLIGRYHEGRLGGETREQAYYCAISGVSHVILGSGVAVAGAMFCMKFTRLNYFNTCAAPCAAGMLVAVAAALTFGPAVLAIGSRFGLFEPRKHQAGHGIWNKVGTVAVRWPGRILLVGCAVVLVGSMTLVSYRPNYDDRIYLANSVPSNQGYEASDRHFPASHLNADMLMVESDHDLRNATDMIAVDRVARAIFHTPGVGMIQAVTRPLGRPLEHTSFTYTIGTLGTKVKEVLPFLRDVNNRLKEVSAVTQRLTDLTRHQQELTAQQAGAAHLQAEAAKEMAETTAALRDDYANFDDVWRPVRSYFYWEKHCFDIPLCWSLRSLFDATDQLDGLAEGLEKNLQAALIQDRVTPQLVQILAENADQFDHLNQIVREENSTIEPQLTQLDELSRQLMDFGTAFDTSQNDEFFYLPPDSFDNPYFQIDLKYFVSPDGHAARYLIYHDGEALTEAGIRHDQSYLPAVKEALKGTTLAGAHVYLGGAAATYWDIKDATRIDLLIAATAAFALIFVVMLFITRAIIASLVIVGTVAFSFSGAFGMSVLIWQNLLGIPLSWWNVVFCFILLVAVGSDYNLLLVARYLHESEAGLNTGLIRAVTKSGRVVTTAGVVFAVTMMAMVSSDLTSVGIFGSTVGIGLLLDTLIVRSLITPALARLLGPFFWWPRLIPQRPARCGSGAVAPESHHEDDLYRKVL; this is encoded by the coding sequence ATGAGCGACGCTGTCGACGCGGAAACCGACACCGCGCCAGTCCCTGTCCAAGAGCCCGAACCCCCACCACCGCCAAGGCCGTTCGTCGCACGCAACCTACGAAGATTTGCACCCGTGGTCATCCTGGCCTGGCTGGCGTTTCTGGTCGTGATTAATGTGATCGTCCCACAGCTTGAGCCGGTCGTGGATGCCAACCGCGAAGCGCTGGTGCCGGTCGACGCACCTTCGGTCATGGCGCTCAAGCACATTGGGGAAAAGTTCAAAGAAGGCGACAGCAATGCACTGGTCTTTGTCGTCTTCGAGGCGGATCACAAATTCGACGAGAAAGACCACGCCTTCTACAACCAGATGGTCGCAAAACTCCGGCAGGACAAACATGTTCAGTATGTGATGAATCTGTGGGGTGAAGGTACCACTGCCGCGGGCGTTCAGAGCAACGACGCGAAGGCGAACTTCACCCTGGTGCGGGTCGCAGGAGATATCGGTTCGACGCTCAACGACGAATCGATCATCGCGGTTCGTGACATCCTCAAGCAATTGCAACCGCCGCCCGGGCTGCGGGTCTACGCCTCCGGTTCGGCGGTGCTGTCGGCGGACATGATCTACGTCGGCAACACCAGCCTGGAAACGATCATGCTCGTCACGATCGTTCTGATTTCCGGGATGCTGTTGATCGTCTATCGGTCGCTGCCGACCGCTTTCCTCATTCTGACGATGGTGTTGGTGGAGCTGTTCTGCGGACGGGGTATCGCGGCTTTCCTTGTGTACCACCACATGATCGAGATATCGGTGTACGCCGCAAATACGTTGGTGTCGTTGATCCTTGGCGCCGGTACGGACTACGCGATCTTCCTGATCGGTCGCTACCACGAAGGGCGACTCGGGGGGGAGACTCGAGAGCAGGCGTACTACTGTGCGATTAGCGGTGTGTCGCATGTGATTCTGGGATCGGGTGTCGCGGTCGCCGGCGCGATGTTTTGCATGAAGTTCACTCGGCTGAACTACTTCAACACCTGCGCCGCCCCATGCGCGGCGGGAATGCTGGTCGCGGTAGCGGCCGCGCTTACCTTCGGGCCTGCGGTACTGGCGATCGGAAGCCGGTTTGGGCTATTCGAGCCGAGGAAACACCAAGCCGGACATGGAATTTGGAACAAGGTGGGTACCGTCGCGGTGCGCTGGCCCGGGCGGATCCTGTTGGTCGGCTGCGCGGTGGTACTGGTCGGATCGATGACGTTGGTCAGCTACCGGCCCAACTACGACGACCGCATCTATCTGGCCAACAGCGTTCCGTCCAATCAGGGCTACGAGGCGAGCGACCGACACTTCCCGGCCAGCCATCTCAACGCAGACATGCTGATGGTCGAGTCCGACCACGATCTGCGTAACGCCACCGACATGATCGCCGTCGACCGGGTCGCGCGCGCGATCTTCCACACGCCCGGTGTGGGCATGATCCAAGCTGTCACCAGGCCGCTGGGCCGCCCGCTCGAGCACACCTCGTTCACCTACACCATCGGCACGTTGGGCACGAAAGTCAAAGAAGTCCTTCCCTTCCTGCGCGATGTGAACAACCGGCTCAAGGAGGTCTCGGCCGTCACTCAACGCCTGACCGACCTGACCCGCCATCAGCAGGAGCTGACCGCTCAGCAGGCCGGAGCCGCGCACCTACAGGCCGAAGCGGCCAAAGAAATGGCCGAAACCACTGCCGCACTGCGGGACGACTACGCCAACTTCGACGACGTCTGGCGCCCGGTTCGCAGCTATTTCTACTGGGAGAAACACTGTTTCGACATCCCGCTCTGCTGGTCGCTGCGTTCGCTGTTCGATGCGACCGACCAGCTCGACGGGCTGGCTGAAGGCTTGGAGAAAAATCTGCAGGCCGCACTGATCCAAGACCGAGTGACGCCACAGCTCGTCCAGATTCTGGCAGAAAATGCAGACCAGTTCGATCACCTGAACCAGATCGTCCGCGAAGAGAACAGCACGATCGAGCCCCAACTGACCCAGCTCGACGAGCTGAGCCGCCAGCTGATGGACTTCGGCACCGCGTTCGACACCTCGCAGAACGACGAGTTCTTTTACCTGCCACCGGATTCGTTCGACAACCCCTACTTCCAGATCGACCTGAAGTACTTCGTGTCTCCGGACGGCCATGCTGCCCGCTACCTCATCTACCACGACGGGGAAGCTCTCACCGAGGCAGGGATCCGGCACGATCAGAGCTACCTTCCGGCCGTCAAAGAGGCGCTCAAAGGCACCACGCTGGCCGGAGCACACGTGTATCTCGGTGGCGCAGCGGCCACATACTGGGACATCAAGGACGCGACCAGGATTGACTTGCTGATCGCTGCCACCGCAGCATTCGCGTTGATCTTTGTGGTGATGCTGTTCATCACCCGAGCAATCATCGCGTCGCTGGTGATCGTCGGGACGGTGGCGTTCTCCTTCTCCGGTGCGTTCGGTATGTCGGTGCTGATTTGGCAGAATCTGCTGGGCATCCCGCTTAGTTGGTGGAACGTTGTCTTCTGCTTCATCCTCTTGGTGGCGGTCGGGTCCGACTACAACCTGCTGCTCGTCGCCCGCTATCTTCACGAAAGCGAAGCCGGACTCAACACCGGGCTCATCCGGGCGGTGACCAAGTCCGGTCGCGTCGTCACTACTGCCGGCGTGGTGTTCGCCGTCACCATGATGGCGATGGTGTCCAGTGATCTCACGTCGGTCGGCATCTTCGGCTCGACAGTCGGCATCGGCCTGCTGCTCGACACCCTTATCGTGCGGTCGTTGATCACGCCCGCGCTGGCACGCCTGCTGGGGCCGTTCTTCTGGTGGCCACGTCTAATACCTCAGCGGCCGGCTCGCTGCGGCAGTGGGGCCGTCGCGCCAGAATCACACCACGAAGACGATCTGTATCGAAAAGTATTGTAA
- a CDS encoding DUF1272 domain-containing protein: MSVLELRPRCERCGKPLPNGSPDARICTFECTFCAKCAEGELKGICPNCGGNLVVRPIRPAKLLEEYPAAEPHVP, from the coding sequence ATGAGCGTTCTTGAGTTACGCCCTCGCTGTGAGCGCTGCGGAAAGCCGCTGCCCAACGGATCACCCGATGCCCGGATATGCACGTTCGAATGCACCTTCTGCGCGAAATGCGCCGAGGGCGAATTGAAAGGCATCTGCCCGAACTGTGGGGGCAACCTGGTCGTTCGTCCGATCCGTCCGGCCAAGTTGCTCGAAGAGTATCCCGCGGCCGAGCCCCACGTGCCTTAA
- a CDS encoding quinone oxidoreductase family protein, with amino-acid sequence MAEAPDPVVKEGEVVLEMHYAALNPADRMLAERRYPYPVDPPLPHVLGRDGVGTIIQVGDGVKDVQVGDQRVILRGDVGVYRWGTFAERVSMSASTLVEVPAGWTEEESSGATLVYLSAYHALTMWEPLKPNSVVLATGASGGVGLAVVQLAAAMGHTVVALSRSDEKQRRLNEIGATFTFSPEDPQWPAGAKNALGSRGVNLAVDTIGGKLLPQVIDTMGELGRISLVGELGGSVPDFYTGTLFSRRLRIGAMAVGYYTPEENHAAWRNLLQLLARSGARPLVDRLFSFEQLPQAFDRLSDGPMGKVVLRVKP; translated from the coding sequence TTGGCCGAGGCGCCTGATCCGGTGGTGAAAGAAGGCGAAGTCGTGCTGGAAATGCATTACGCCGCTTTGAATCCCGCTGATCGGATGCTGGCTGAAAGGCGCTATCCATATCCGGTAGATCCTCCGCTGCCACACGTGCTGGGGCGGGACGGCGTGGGCACGATCATCCAAGTAGGCGACGGTGTCAAGGACGTGCAGGTGGGGGATCAGCGCGTCATTCTGCGCGGCGACGTCGGCGTCTACCGTTGGGGCACCTTTGCCGAACGGGTCTCGATGTCGGCGAGCACCTTGGTCGAGGTTCCTGCAGGTTGGACCGAGGAGGAGTCGTCGGGCGCCACTCTCGTCTATCTGTCGGCATACCACGCGCTGACCATGTGGGAGCCGCTGAAGCCGAACTCGGTGGTGTTGGCCACCGGCGCATCGGGCGGGGTGGGACTGGCCGTCGTCCAGCTGGCGGCAGCGATGGGCCACACTGTCGTAGCGCTTTCACGCAGCGATGAAAAGCAGCGGCGTCTCAACGAGATCGGAGCAACTTTCACTTTCAGTCCGGAGGACCCGCAGTGGCCAGCGGGCGCAAAGAATGCGTTGGGTTCGCGAGGAGTGAACTTGGCGGTGGACACCATCGGCGGCAAGCTGCTGCCCCAAGTCATCGACACCATGGGCGAACTGGGCAGAATCAGCTTGGTAGGAGAACTCGGGGGTTCGGTGCCCGATTTCTACACGGGAACGCTGTTCTCTCGCCGACTGAGGATTGGCGCAATGGCGGTGGGCTACTACACGCCTGAGGAAAACCACGCCGCTTGGCGCAACCTCTTGCAACTGCTGGCGCGCTCTGGGGCACGGCCACTGGTTGACCGCCTGTTCTCGTTCGAGCAGTTGCCCCAAGCCTTCGACCGCCTGTCCGACGGCCCAATGGGCAAGGTCGTGTTGCGGGTCAAACCCTGA
- a CDS encoding nitroreductase family deazaflavin-dependent oxidoreductase, with amino-acid sequence MNSNGPHGIKDFSESNALNRFIRFFAGTRLGAALFRPTAHHLDELVSKLSRGKLSFVGLASGLPVVILTTLGAKSREPRTVAVLGIPYADGLGLIASNWGDSKHPGWYHNLKANPEGTVTVGAETWTAVARQATSRERDEIWAKGVVFYPAWSKYEDRTGGRHIEAFVLARK; translated from the coding sequence ATGAATTCGAACGGCCCGCACGGGATCAAGGATTTCTCCGAATCCAACGCGCTCAATCGCTTCATCCGGTTCTTCGCAGGAACGAGGTTAGGGGCGGCGCTGTTTCGGCCAACCGCCCACCATCTCGATGAACTCGTATCGAAGCTCAGCCGCGGCAAGCTGAGCTTTGTCGGTCTCGCCTCCGGCCTGCCCGTTGTCATCCTGACCACCCTCGGCGCTAAGTCGAGAGAGCCGCGAACCGTTGCGGTCCTCGGCATTCCCTACGCCGACGGGTTGGGCCTCATCGCATCCAACTGGGGCGACTCCAAGCACCCCGGGTGGTACCACAACCTCAAAGCCAATCCCGAAGGCACGGTCACGGTCGGCGCCGAGACATGGACGGCCGTTGCGCGACAAGCGACATCCCGCGAACGTGACGAGATCTGGGCCAAAGGTGTTGTCTTCTATCCTGCTTGGAGCAAGTACGAGGATCGAACCGGGGGACGCCACATAGAGGCGTTCGTCCTGGCCCGCAAGTGA
- a CDS encoding GlxA family transcriptional regulator: MSDRRVVVVGFEGVHSLDLSGPYEVFAEAGGYRIQVAAPQQGRFSAESGLGLSADVALGDLRGRIDTLILAGGYGIFNAIEDPVFVRDLRRAAKKSRRVSSICTGAFGLAAAGLLEGRRATTHWRFSDQLRACYPTVVVDPDPIYIRSGNVYTSAGVTAGMDLALALVEEDRGHEVAMSIAREFVLFMRRPGGQSQFSTALAAQTADREPLRELQAWVVENLDADLSVEMLAERAHMSPRHFARVFTREVDQTPARYVDHVRVEAAQRRLEESTDSLEEIAGHCGFGSVNSMRRSFLRVRGIPPSAYRQRFSQYPEPSLGS; this comes from the coding sequence ATGAGCGATCGACGTGTGGTTGTCGTCGGCTTTGAAGGGGTGCATTCCCTAGACTTGTCCGGGCCCTACGAAGTATTCGCGGAGGCCGGCGGCTACCGGATCCAGGTAGCCGCGCCACAGCAGGGACGCTTTAGCGCGGAGTCAGGCCTGGGACTGTCGGCCGACGTGGCGCTCGGTGATCTGCGCGGCCGGATCGACACCCTGATCCTGGCCGGGGGCTACGGAATCTTCAACGCCATCGAGGACCCGGTGTTTGTTCGCGATTTGCGGCGGGCAGCGAAGAAGTCGCGCCGGGTCAGCTCGATCTGCACCGGAGCGTTTGGGCTAGCGGCCGCCGGACTGCTGGAAGGCCGTCGCGCAACCACGCATTGGCGCTTCAGCGACCAACTGCGCGCCTGCTATCCGACGGTCGTCGTCGATCCCGATCCCATCTACATCCGATCGGGCAATGTCTACACCTCCGCCGGAGTCACCGCGGGCATGGACCTGGCCCTGGCGTTGGTTGAAGAAGATCGCGGTCACGAGGTCGCGATGTCGATCGCGCGCGAGTTTGTGTTGTTTATGCGCCGCCCGGGTGGCCAATCCCAGTTCAGCACCGCGCTGGCCGCCCAAACCGCCGACCGCGAGCCGCTGCGCGAGCTTCAGGCGTGGGTGGTCGAAAATCTGGACGCTGATCTGTCGGTCGAGATGCTCGCCGAACGCGCACACATGAGTCCGCGCCACTTCGCGCGCGTCTTCACCCGCGAGGTGGATCAGACACCGGCCCGCTATGTCGACCACGTCCGTGTCGAAGCCGCCCAACGCCGGCTCGAAGAATCGACCGACTCGCTGGAGGAGATCGCCGGTCACTGCGGCTTCGGAAGTGTTAATTCGATGCGACGCTCTTTTCTGCGGGTACGCGGGATCCCGCCGTCTGCTTACCGTCAACGGTTCAGCCAATACCCCGAACCTTCTCTAGGTTCCTAA
- a CDS encoding AraC family transcriptional regulator yields the protein MPEYDARLVLHTGTVTVWDCECPGLCRGKAAEEHSPGTRIAFPHRGVYVHSVGSKDHVADANQMVVTNADEPYRVSHPVTGGDATLTLAVDPATLLEVTPAEYRSPRARPALNRTSFHIDARTQALAAHLRQRLKRGTIGSLEAESLALHLIRHALGNNTSHGARRGNRRPEEIADQVKMLLSADPWRRWTLTTIAEEVSVTPVYLTDAFRRVEGVPLYRYHLQLRLALALTVLAQSDDLMTLAIELGFHSHSHFSAAFKKAFGQTPSEFKRSIAGRRIATAGDRGGNAKVIDSARVYLSRSVCDGWHEAADMSSLPASIVA from the coding sequence ATGCCTGAGTACGACGCTCGGCTCGTGTTGCATACGGGCACAGTCACGGTGTGGGATTGCGAATGTCCTGGTTTGTGTAGGGGTAAGGCAGCCGAAGAGCATTCGCCGGGAACTCGGATCGCCTTTCCGCACCGCGGCGTATACGTGCATTCGGTCGGGAGCAAAGATCATGTAGCGGACGCGAATCAGATGGTGGTCACCAACGCCGACGAGCCGTATCGAGTAAGTCATCCGGTTACCGGGGGAGACGCGACGCTGACGCTCGCTGTCGATCCGGCGACGCTGTTGGAAGTCACGCCGGCCGAATACCGGTCTCCGCGCGCACGGCCCGCGCTCAATCGGACCTCGTTCCATATCGACGCACGCACCCAAGCTCTAGCGGCGCACTTGCGTCAACGCTTGAAGCGAGGAACGATCGGCAGCCTGGAGGCGGAGAGTCTTGCACTGCATCTCATTCGACACGCGTTGGGAAATAACACATCTCATGGTGCTCGGCGCGGCAATCGTCGCCCGGAGGAGATCGCCGACCAGGTGAAGATGCTACTGTCCGCTGATCCGTGGCGGCGCTGGACATTGACCACGATTGCCGAAGAGGTCAGTGTCACACCGGTTTATCTCACCGATGCCTTTCGTCGAGTCGAGGGCGTCCCACTCTACCGTTACCATCTGCAGTTGCGACTTGCCCTCGCATTGACTGTGCTGGCGCAGTCCGACGACCTGATGACGCTCGCCATCGAACTCGGCTTTCATAGTCACAGCCACTTCAGTGCGGCGTTCAAGAAGGCATTCGGGCAGACTCCGTCAGAGTTCAAAAGGTCCATTGCCGGCCGACGCATCGCGACGGCCGGCGACCGGGGCGGCAATGCCAAAGTTATTGACAGCGCGCGGGTGTACCTGTCGCGTAGCGTTTGCGATGGATGGCACGAAGCAGCCGACATGAGTTCGCTTCCGGCGAGTATTGTTGCCTAG
- a CDS encoding isocitrate lyase/PEP mutase family protein, which translates to MARSSRHEFASGEYCCLARDSEENAMNQKDKATQFAGLHVTGEPLLLYNVWDAGSAATLANAGARAIATSSWSVAEAQGYRDGEDIPVDFFNRIIARIVASVELPISADFEGGYTEDDDQLAENISGLLDVGIIGINFEDRIVNGSGLYSIDRQADRIAVIRRAGEQKGIPLFINARTDLFLGQGNDPKAVTEEAVDRAKAYAAAGASGFFIPGLQEKPLIARIIDGAPLPVNVMVMDGVPHNSELAEIGVARISYGNAPYVDVLRALEQDFVKLH; encoded by the coding sequence ATGGCACGAAGCAGCCGACATGAGTTCGCTTCCGGCGAGTATTGTTGCCTAGCACGCGATTCCGAGGAGAATGCGATGAATCAAAAGGACAAGGCGACACAATTTGCGGGCCTTCATGTGACTGGCGAACCGCTGTTGCTCTACAACGTCTGGGATGCCGGCAGTGCCGCCACACTGGCCAACGCTGGAGCGCGGGCAATCGCTACCAGCAGTTGGTCGGTCGCCGAGGCGCAGGGGTACCGAGACGGCGAAGACATCCCCGTCGACTTCTTCAACCGGATCATCGCGCGCATCGTTGCCTCGGTCGAGCTGCCGATTTCCGCGGACTTTGAAGGCGGATATACCGAAGACGACGATCAGTTGGCGGAGAACATCTCCGGGCTGCTGGATGTGGGCATCATTGGCATTAACTTCGAGGATCGCATCGTGAACGGATCGGGACTCTATTCCATCGACCGGCAAGCTGACCGCATCGCGGTGATTCGGAGGGCGGGAGAGCAGAAGGGCATCCCGCTGTTCATCAATGCCCGCACGGACCTGTTCCTTGGGCAGGGCAACGACCCAAAGGCGGTGACCGAGGAAGCTGTTGACCGCGCCAAGGCCTACGCCGCGGCCGGCGCGTCGGGATTCTTCATCCCGGGTCTTCAGGAGAAGCCACTGATCGCCCGCATCATCGATGGCGCACCGTTGCCGGTCAACGTGATGGTCATGGACGGGGTACCGCACAACTCGGAACTAGCCGAAATAGGCGTCGCGCGGATCAGTTACGGCAACGCCCCGTACGTCGACGTGTTGAGAGCGCTAGAACAGGACTTCGTCAAACTGCACTGA
- a CDS encoding PaaI family thioesterase — MLGIRITHLDAGRVEAALDATDSHMVPGESHVHAGAVVALADTACGYGCRAALSGKAGGFITLELNSNHLKAAMPGDQLGCVATPAHVGRRTQIWDAVVTVGAGTRPIALFRCTQLVL, encoded by the coding sequence ATGCTCGGCATCCGGATAACTCACCTCGATGCCGGCCGTGTCGAGGCCGCTTTGGACGCTACTGATTCTCATATGGTGCCGGGTGAAAGTCATGTCCATGCCGGCGCGGTAGTGGCGCTGGCCGACACTGCCTGTGGTTACGGGTGTCGTGCAGCGCTTTCCGGCAAAGCGGGCGGATTCATCACCCTCGAACTCAACTCCAATCATCTGAAGGCCGCAATGCCCGGTGATCAGCTCGGCTGTGTGGCCACGCCGGCGCATGTTGGTCGGCGGACCCAGATTTGGGACGCGGTTGTCACCGTCGGCGCCGGGACACGGCCGATCGCACTGTTCCGTTGTACGCAACTAGTGCTGTAG
- a CDS encoding cation diffusion facilitator family transporter, translated as MSDHNHSHGHEHDHPNGLRHAIKEIFAPHSHDAADSFDSELESSADGIRAVKISLLVLGATAVAQIVVVVLSGSIALAADTIHNFSDALTAVPLWIAFALSTKAATRRYTYGFGRAEDLAGLFVVAMIVLSAIIAGYEAIERLINPRPIEHVGWVAVAGVLGFIGNECVALYRIRVGRRIGSAALVADGLHARTDGFTSLAVLIGAGGVALGFPLADPIIGLAITVAILAVLRTAVRDVFRRLMDGVDPKLIDTAEAALAARPGVRSVRSVRMRWIGHRLHADAELDIDSALSLAAAHQIAHESEHDLIHAVPKLTTAMIHAYPAGGTNAAQEHRDRAESHSHT; from the coding sequence ATGAGCGATCACAACCACTCCCACGGACACGAGCACGATCACCCGAATGGACTGCGGCACGCGATCAAGGAGATTTTTGCGCCGCATTCCCACGATGCCGCCGACAGCTTTGACAGCGAGCTGGAATCCAGCGCCGACGGCATCCGCGCAGTCAAGATCAGCCTGCTGGTGCTGGGCGCGACCGCCGTCGCGCAGATCGTCGTCGTGGTCCTCTCCGGCTCCATCGCGCTGGCCGCCGACACCATCCACAACTTCTCCGACGCCCTGACCGCCGTGCCGCTGTGGATCGCATTTGCGTTGAGCACCAAGGCCGCAACCCGCCGCTACACCTACGGGTTCGGCCGGGCGGAAGACCTTGCCGGACTGTTCGTGGTCGCGATGATCGTGCTGTCGGCGATCATCGCCGGGTACGAGGCGATTGAGCGGCTGATCAATCCGCGGCCCATCGAGCACGTCGGCTGGGTGGCGGTCGCCGGAGTTCTCGGGTTCATCGGAAACGAATGCGTGGCCCTCTACCGCATCCGGGTCGGACGCCGCATCGGCTCGGCCGCGCTCGTCGCCGACGGCCTGCACGCGCGCACCGATGGCTTTACCTCCCTGGCAGTCCTGATCGGCGCCGGCGGCGTGGCTTTGGGCTTCCCCCTTGCCGATCCGATCATCGGGTTGGCGATCACGGTGGCCATCTTGGCCGTGCTGCGCACCGCGGTGCGAGATGTGTTCCGCCGGCTGATGGACGGCGTCGATCCGAAGCTCATCGATACGGCCGAAGCCGCGCTGGCCGCCCGGCCGGGCGTGCGCTCGGTGCGCAGCGTGCGGATGCGCTGGATTGGACATCGGCTGCACGCCGATGCCGAACTCGACATCGACTCCGCACTGAGTTTGGCTGCCGCACACCAAATCGCGCACGAATCCGAACACGACCTGATTCACGCCGTACCCAAGCTGACCACCGCGATGATCCACGCCTACCCCGCCGGCGGTACCAACGCCGCCCAGGAACATCGCGATCGCGCCGAATCACACAGTCACACGTAA
- a CDS encoding ArsR/SmtB family transcription factor, whose translation MNADNTAGPLAEDQVGLIVEIFRMLADSTRIRVLWALTEGESSVNDLAEKVDKPAPSVSQHLAKLRMARLVRTRRAGTTIFYSLENEHVRQLVIDAVFNAEHAGPGVPSHHRGDPNVRGITTDRRPRKANAR comes from the coding sequence ATGAATGCAGATAACACTGCAGGGCCACTCGCCGAGGATCAGGTCGGCCTGATCGTCGAGATCTTTCGAATGTTGGCTGATTCCACCCGTATTCGCGTGTTGTGGGCGCTCACCGAGGGTGAGTCGTCGGTGAACGACCTGGCCGAAAAGGTGGACAAACCCGCGCCGTCGGTCTCCCAGCACCTCGCCAAGCTGCGCATGGCTCGGCTGGTACGCACCCGCCGAGCCGGGACCACGATCTTCTACAGCCTGGAAAACGAACACGTCCGCCAATTGGTCATCGATGCGGTGTTCAATGCCGAGCACGCCGGTCCCGGTGTGCCGTCCCACCACCGCGGCGACCCGAACGTGCGCGGCATCACGACCGATCGGCGGCCTCGAAAGGCCAACGCGCGATGA
- a CDS encoding mycofactocin-coupled SDR family oxidoreductase: MTNAVGRVAGKVAFITGAARGQGREHAVRLAEEGADIIAIDTCGDIEGVNYPGATQDDLDETAALVEKLDRRIVTAKADVRDLASLRDALQQGIDQLGRPDVVIANAGISGSPAPAALIEEAAWQTMLDINLTGVWHTIKVAVPHMSDGRGGSIILVSSMLGLRGGGYMAHYASAKHGVVGLMNSLANELAPQLIRVNSIHPGNVLTPMIDNEQFHRTLRPDLAEPTMADTAAVIGHFHMLPVPVIEARAVSNAVLFLASDEAQYITGAALPVDAGAVAKF; the protein is encoded by the coding sequence ATGACAAACGCCGTTGGCAGGGTGGCCGGCAAGGTCGCGTTCATCACGGGTGCTGCGCGCGGGCAAGGCCGCGAACACGCCGTCCGCCTCGCCGAGGAGGGCGCCGACATCATCGCCATAGATACGTGTGGCGACATCGAGGGCGTCAACTATCCGGGCGCGACCCAGGACGATCTCGACGAGACCGCAGCACTGGTCGAGAAGTTAGACCGGCGCATCGTGACCGCCAAGGCCGATGTCAGAGACCTCGCGAGCCTGCGCGATGCGTTGCAGCAGGGAATCGATCAGTTGGGCCGGCCCGATGTGGTGATTGCCAATGCCGGCATCAGCGGCAGTCCCGCGCCCGCCGCGCTGATCGAAGAAGCCGCCTGGCAGACGATGCTCGATATCAATCTCACCGGGGTCTGGCACACCATCAAGGTGGCGGTGCCGCATATGTCCGACGGTCGCGGCGGATCCATCATCTTGGTGAGCTCCATGTTGGGACTGCGCGGCGGCGGGTATATGGCGCACTACGCCTCGGCGAAGCACGGCGTAGTCGGCTTGATGAATTCGCTCGCGAATGAGCTTGCGCCGCAGTTGATTCGAGTCAATTCGATCCACCCCGGCAACGTGCTGACACCGATGATCGACAACGAGCAGTTCCACCGCACGCTGCGGCCGGACCTCGCCGAGCCCACCATGGCCGACACGGCTGCGGTGATCGGCCACTTCCACATGCTGCCGGTGCCGGTAATCGAGGCGCGTGCGGTCAGCAATGCGGTGCTGTTTCTCGCCTCCGACGAGGCGCAGTACATCACTGGAGCGGCATTGCCGGTCGATGCGGGGGCCGTCGCGAAGTTCTGA